From Acidobacteriota bacterium:
TGTCCAGATGTCCATCGAGATCGGCGTAGGCGCAATTGTGCAGCGCCAACGCCAGATGAGCTGCGGCGGACAGCGAGATGCACGATTCATCCATACAACCAATCATCGTGCGAATGCCGCGCGCTTCGGCGACGGCGTTGGCTTTGAGCGCACCGGTGATGCCGCCAGTTTTCATAAGTTTTAGATTGATGAGCGGGGCGGGCGTCAGCAGCACGTCAGCGGCGCTCAAGACGGATTCATCGGCCATGACGGGAATGGGCGCACGCGCGCACAGTTCGCGCATTCCTTCCACATCAGCGGCGTCGAGCGGCTGTTCGATAAAGGCGATGTTGCAAGCGCGCAGTGCTTCGAGCACGCGCAAGGTTTCGGCCAGCGTGTAGCCCTGATTGGCGTCGAGCGTCAATCGCATGGCAGGGCCGACGGCGGCACGCACGGCGCGCACCCGCTCGACATCGGCGTCCGCAGCCAACCCGATTTTGATTTTCAGCGCTTTGAAGCCTTGGGCTTGAAATGCCAACGCCTGAGCGACGCTGGTGGCGGTTACGGCAATGCTGAGCGTGACCGTCGTTTCGATAGCGGCGCGCGCCGCACCCAACAAGCGATAGAGCGGCAATCCGGCCAATTTGCCGAGCAAGTCATAGAGCGCGATGTCCACGGCGGCAATGGCGCTGGGCGCGG
This genomic window contains:
- a CDS encoding dipeptide epimerase, with the protein product MNTRIVSLTVARHDFQLRNPSVVAYEALEAAPNIVVRLELENGLVGYGNAAPDQHVTGETAASVEHTITRLFKPVLLGADATRIEALWAQLTALAPTAPSAIAAVDIALYDLLGKLAGLPLYRLLGAARAAIETTVTLSIAVTATSVAQALAFQAQGFKALKIKIGLAADADVERVRAVRAAVGPAMRLTLDANQGYTLAETLRVLEALRACNIAFIEQPLDAADVEGMRELCARAPIPVMADESVLSAADVLLTPAPLINLKLMKTGGITGALKANAVAEARGIRTMIGCMDESCISLSAAAHLALALHNCAYADLDGHLDILDDVAKGGIFVTDGFVHVGAGAGLGISVIE